The Corynebacterium jeddahense genome has a window encoding:
- a CDS encoding Fic family protein codes for MSILQRKIDTSCGRVYSFDMTGNRAAFDPALPYNDLPPLPPQQELETAKVLKAVIEARSELAALNTACRLIPNPEIITSTIPLREAQASTEIENIVTTNDELFRAHWSVAPEPTPATKEALRYRDALRRGVELIADRPVSEKVATEVCSILQGGQATLRSAPGTYIGDPVQGTRAYTPPEGLDVLQRHLSAWERYIYSDHGLDPLVLMTVTHYQFEAIHPFYDGNGRTGRILNILLLLQEQVLALPVLYLSGTIVDNKAEYYRLLLAVTAGGKWEEWILFMVNAVTESARSTSSLIDELRSLQDATTSRVRAAGVSPAAELAELLFVQPYIRITDVIDAGLAKRQTASMWLSQLADAGILEEQKAGRSKVFLNTAALEVLTRR; via the coding sequence ATGTCGATTTTGCAACGAAAAATCGACACGTCGTGCGGACGTGTTTATTCTTTCGACATGACCGGAAATAGGGCGGCGTTCGATCCGGCGCTGCCGTACAACGACCTGCCGCCGCTGCCGCCACAGCAGGAGCTGGAGACAGCAAAGGTGCTCAAGGCGGTCATTGAGGCGCGTAGTGAGCTCGCCGCGTTAAACACCGCCTGCAGGCTGATCCCGAACCCGGAGATCATCACCTCCACGATCCCGTTGCGTGAGGCACAGGCGTCGACGGAGATCGAAAACATCGTGACCACGAACGACGAGCTGTTCCGCGCGCACTGGAGCGTCGCCCCCGAGCCGACGCCTGCCACAAAAGAAGCGCTGCGCTACCGCGACGCCCTTCGTAGGGGCGTGGAGCTGATTGCGGATCGCCCGGTGTCGGAGAAAGTCGCTACGGAAGTGTGCTCGATCCTGCAGGGCGGTCAAGCGACGCTCCGCTCCGCCCCAGGTACCTACATTGGCGACCCCGTGCAGGGCACTCGCGCCTACACCCCACCCGAGGGTCTGGACGTGCTTCAGCGGCACCTGTCTGCGTGGGAGCGCTACATCTACTCCGACCACGGCCTCGACCCGTTGGTGTTGATGACAGTGACGCATTACCAGTTCGAAGCGATCCACCCGTTCTACGACGGTAACGGCCGCACCGGACGCATTTTGAATATCCTGCTTCTCCTCCAAGAACAGGTCCTCGCGCTGCCGGTGCTTTACCTCTCCGGCACGATCGTCGACAACAAAGCCGAGTACTACCGCCTGCTCCTTGCTGTGACCGCTGGTGGTAAGTGGGAGGAATGGATTCTCTTTATGGTCAACGCGGTGACCGAGTCGGCGCGGAGCACCAGTTCGCTTATCGACGAGCTTCGCAGCCTCCAAGACGCGACCACATCTCGCGTCCGCGCCGCCGGGGTTTCTCCCGCAGCTGAGCTGGCGGAGTTGTTGTTTGTCCAGCCATACATCCGCATCACGGACGTCATCGACGCGGGTCTGGCGAAGCGTCAAACCGCCTCGATGTGGCTGTCTCAGTTGGCTGACGCCGGCATCCTGGAAGAACAGAAAGCAGGCCGGTCCAAGGTGTTCCTCAACACGGCGGCGCTCGAGGTGCTCACCCGCCGGTAA
- a CDS encoding alpha/beta hydrolase, with protein MQWLARICSLPLALLALAAAWLAVAPFTPRIPYWGAGSLISPEYIGPVLLISLAVLAVSAALSFASKANVVPAAVAALAAVASGALLATQVAGAREMGTDVDVAAALSWDGLEKTDRGPDATVAYDTHDGDDLDVDVYEPGAGGSHPVLLYVHGGGWNQMNRRSQAYNMRAMADAGYVVASIDYTLARPGHPTWDTAAREVGCALSWVGSHARDYGGDPGRLFAYGESAGGQLVLNASYDAAAGTLPSDCGGTPAVPRAVYVDSPALDIRHVYSAGDPYAGQGSKDTAVKYLGGTPDDVPERANFVTSANHVTDASQPTMIVRSDHDRLVPPASYDAFRAAAREHGVALTEQVRRHADHASALSAHGVWNQNLLATMQRFFAENGADA; from the coding sequence ATGCAATGGCTGGCCCGGATCTGCTCCCTCCCGCTCGCGCTGCTGGCGCTCGCCGCCGCGTGGCTGGCGGTCGCGCCATTCACCCCGCGCATCCCGTACTGGGGCGCTGGGTCGCTCATCAGCCCGGAGTACATCGGCCCGGTGCTGCTGATCTCGCTCGCCGTGCTCGCCGTCTCGGCGGCGCTGAGCTTCGCGTCCAAGGCCAACGTGGTGCCGGCGGCGGTGGCCGCGCTGGCGGCCGTCGCAAGTGGTGCGCTGCTGGCCACGCAGGTTGCGGGCGCGCGCGAAATGGGCACCGACGTTGATGTCGCCGCCGCCCTGAGCTGGGACGGGCTGGAGAAGACCGACCGCGGGCCCGACGCCACCGTCGCCTACGACACCCACGACGGCGACGATCTCGACGTGGACGTCTACGAACCCGGCGCGGGCGGGAGCCACCCGGTGCTGCTCTACGTCCACGGCGGCGGGTGGAACCAGATGAACAGGCGCTCCCAGGCCTACAACATGCGGGCCATGGCGGATGCCGGGTACGTCGTCGCCTCGATCGACTACACGCTCGCGCGCCCCGGGCACCCGACGTGGGACACGGCCGCACGCGAGGTCGGCTGCGCGCTGTCCTGGGTGGGAAGCCACGCCCGCGACTACGGCGGCGACCCAGGCAGGCTCTTCGCGTACGGCGAATCGGCCGGCGGCCAGCTCGTCCTCAACGCCTCCTACGACGCCGCCGCCGGCACCCTGCCCTCCGACTGCGGGGGCACCCCGGCCGTGCCGCGCGCCGTGTACGTCGACTCCCCCGCGCTGGACATCCGCCACGTGTACTCGGCGGGCGACCCGTACGCCGGGCAGGGCTCGAAGGACACGGCGGTGAAGTACTTAGGCGGCACGCCGGACGATGTGCCGGAGCGGGCAAACTTTGTCACCTCCGCCAACCACGTCACCGACGCCTCCCAACCGACGATGATCGTGCGCAGCGACCACGACCGGCTCGTGCCCCCGGCGAGTTACGACGCGTTCCGCGCCGCGGCCCGCGAGCACGGCGTCGCGCTGACGGAGCAGGTCCGCCGCCACGCCGACCACGCCTCGGCGCTGAGCGCCCACGGGGTGTGGAACCAGAACCTGCTGGCCACGATGCAGCGCTTCTTCGCGGAAAACGGGGCGGACGCGTGA
- a CDS encoding sensor histidine kinase, whose amino-acid sequence MNLTWQRATVLVLVAILAVVFAFDWATVQSPYGAAGTAAGAALIVACGACCLAYGARPVAAVAGIAACASLALCLNALSIPLYWEPALAFGAVVTSSRVPRRDRAWLTVWLLAIPTVALFTHGLFAEDWPGGQSVGRAAAVAARAVVLSWVFLGFFFLLGAQLRNRREKISELEQQIEFAHVRERTQIAREMHDIVAHTLAGITALADGARYASKADPQVAQEALATISAESRTALTQMRGLLSVLRDDDGAPTGATPGRRDFAALFDDARNRGLDLTVTGFDELPEDLPALTQFTLYRICQEAITNMLRHASTPQGAITFSADAKSVRVEAVNAASKSKHGPDGFGLVGIRERVAAHGGRVSVTNDGGEFVLTAEVPR is encoded by the coding sequence GTGAACCTCACCTGGCAGCGGGCGACCGTCCTCGTCCTCGTCGCAATCCTGGCCGTGGTCTTCGCTTTCGACTGGGCCACGGTGCAGTCCCCCTACGGCGCGGCCGGCACCGCCGCCGGCGCCGCGCTCATCGTCGCGTGCGGCGCGTGCTGTTTGGCGTACGGCGCACGCCCGGTCGCGGCCGTCGCCGGAATCGCCGCGTGCGCGAGCCTCGCGCTGTGCCTCAACGCCCTGAGCATCCCCCTCTACTGGGAGCCCGCGCTCGCCTTCGGTGCCGTCGTCACCTCCTCGCGGGTGCCCCGGCGCGACCGCGCCTGGCTCACGGTCTGGCTGCTTGCGATCCCCACGGTCGCCCTGTTCACCCACGGGCTGTTCGCCGAGGACTGGCCCGGCGGGCAGTCGGTGGGGCGCGCCGCCGCCGTCGCGGCCCGCGCGGTGGTGCTGTCGTGGGTGTTCCTCGGCTTCTTCTTCCTCCTCGGCGCGCAGCTGCGCAACCGGCGGGAGAAGATCTCCGAGCTGGAGCAGCAGATCGAGTTCGCCCACGTCCGCGAGCGCACGCAGATCGCCCGCGAGATGCACGACATCGTCGCCCACACGCTCGCCGGGATCACGGCGCTCGCCGACGGCGCGCGCTACGCGTCGAAGGCGGACCCGCAAGTCGCCCAGGAAGCGCTCGCCACCATCAGCGCGGAATCCCGCACCGCGCTGACGCAGATGCGCGGGCTGCTCAGCGTGCTGCGTGACGACGACGGCGCCCCCACCGGCGCAACCCCAGGCCGGCGCGACTTCGCGGCGCTGTTCGACGACGCCCGCAACCGCGGCCTCGACCTCACCGTCACCGGCTTCGACGAGCTGCCGGAGGATCTGCCCGCGCTCACCCAGTTCACCCTGTACCGCATCTGCCAGGAGGCCATCACGAACATGCTGCGCCACGCGTCCACACCACAAGGCGCGATCACCTTTTCCGCTGACGCGAAGTCGGTGCGGGTGGAGGCGGTCAACGCTGCGTCGAAAAGCAAGCACGGCCCCGACGGCTTCGGGCTGGTGGGCATCCGCGAGCGCGTTGCGGCGCACGGCGGGCGCGTGAGCGTGACCAACGACGGCGGCGAGTTCGTCCTCACCGCGGAGGTGCCGCGATGA
- a CDS encoding response regulator — MIRVALVDDQPLVRAGFSMLINSQDDMDVIWQAGDGADVAGQPAADIVLMDIQMPRTDGIEACRALLAEHPETRVIMLTTFDERDLVLGALDAGASGFLLKDADPDELLDALRTVHGGDAVLAPKVTRHVIGAAQAPEQREATRNEAMLEHLTPREVEILRLVALGYSNEEIAEAETLSPATVKTHVHRILFKTESRDRVHAVLFAFRAGLVGTGELLGH; from the coding sequence ATGATCCGCGTGGCGCTTGTGGATGACCAGCCGCTCGTGCGCGCCGGCTTCTCCATGCTCATTAACTCCCAGGACGATATGGACGTTATCTGGCAGGCGGGCGACGGCGCGGATGTGGCGGGGCAGCCGGCGGCGGACATCGTGCTCATGGACATCCAGATGCCCCGCACGGACGGCATCGAGGCCTGCCGCGCGCTGCTCGCCGAGCACCCGGAGACCCGCGTGATCATGCTGACCACCTTCGACGAGCGCGACCTCGTCCTCGGCGCGCTCGACGCCGGCGCCTCCGGGTTCCTGCTCAAAGACGCCGACCCGGACGAGCTGCTCGACGCGCTGCGCACCGTCCACGGCGGCGACGCGGTGCTCGCCCCGAAGGTGACGCGCCACGTCATCGGCGCGGCGCAGGCCCCCGAGCAGCGGGAGGCGACGCGCAACGAGGCGATGCTCGAGCACCTCACCCCGCGTGAGGTGGAGATCCTGCGCCTGGTGGCGCTCGGCTACTCCAACGAGGAGATCGCCGAGGCCGAGACGCTCTCGCCCGCGACGGTGAAGACGCACGTGCACCGCATCCTGTTCAAGACCGAGTCCCGCGACCGCGTCCACGCCGTCCTCTTCGCGTTCCGCGCCGGCCTGGTGGGCACCGGCGAGTTGCTGGGCCACTAG
- a CDS encoding ATP-binding cassette domain-containing protein: MIEVENLTKRYSSSTAVDALSFTAPDGAVTGFLGPNGSGKSTTMRMIVGLETPDEGEARIDGSAFRSLDQPARAVGALLNPEWIAPHMTGRGHLKMVADYAGVPESRADESLEAFGLAEAAKRKVKHYSLGMRQRLGVASALIADPANVILDEPVNGLDPQGVAWMRGRIREMAAEGRAVVVSSHLMSEMQLTADRLVVINRGRLAGEGPLEDFLGSNRVEATCSDPARLAEAVGGKVVGDAVFVEGATARDVGEAAQRAGVTVYSLQESRRSLEEVFLESTK; encoded by the coding sequence ATGATCGAAGTTGAAAACCTGACCAAGCGATATTCGAGTTCCACCGCGGTGGACGCGCTGTCGTTCACCGCCCCGGACGGCGCCGTCACGGGCTTCCTCGGCCCGAACGGCTCCGGCAAGTCCACCACCATGCGCATGATCGTCGGGCTTGAAACCCCAGACGAGGGCGAGGCGCGTATCGACGGCTCCGCGTTCCGCTCCCTCGACCAGCCCGCACGCGCCGTCGGGGCGCTGCTCAACCCGGAGTGGATCGCCCCGCACATGACCGGGCGCGGCCACCTCAAGATGGTCGCCGACTACGCCGGCGTGCCCGAGTCCCGCGCCGACGAGTCCCTCGAGGCGTTCGGGCTCGCGGAGGCGGCGAAGCGGAAGGTGAAGCACTACTCCCTCGGCATGCGCCAGCGCCTCGGCGTGGCCAGCGCGCTCATCGCGGACCCGGCCAACGTCATCCTGGATGAGCCGGTCAACGGCCTCGACCCGCAGGGGGTGGCCTGGATGCGCGGGCGCATCCGCGAGATGGCCGCCGAGGGCCGCGCCGTGGTCGTCTCCTCGCACCTGATGAGCGAGATGCAGCTCACCGCGGACCGCCTCGTCGTCATCAACCGCGGCCGCCTCGCCGGCGAGGGCCCGCTCGAGGACTTCCTGGGCTCCAACCGGGTCGAGGCGACCTGCAGCGACCCGGCGCGGCTGGCCGAGGCCGTCGGCGGCAAGGTCGTCGGCGACGCCGTTTTCGTGGAAGGCGCCACCGCGCGCGACGTCGGCGAGGCCGCCCAGCGCGCCGGGGTAACGGTCTACTCCCTGCAGGAGTCGCGCCGCAGCCTCGAAGAAGTGTTCCTGGAATCGACGAAATAG
- a CDS encoding DUF418 domain-containing protein, translating into MTQKESTRHAGERTAARRRFVAPDLARGLALVGIAMANMVTDWDPAEGVDHAAGLGGYNGDGTAWEKLLVFFETLFVHVRGLPMFATLLGVGIGMIFVSLERRGYPLRARRGVLARRYGFLFLFGLVHKTLFFTNDIMTAYGIAALILCLFIGWSDKALYALAGAAFALNAVLRAPGVFAAFSSTAEPIDGSPARIFDLSDRIAAGLANFWVYPAMGVIEMLAFFPLVVVGFVWGRRGVFGDVDGNARMLRGWAILAAVVIAAVGIPWGCAEVGALGPGWAVGFNAANEVAGMLTGPGILAAIALACRPLQSRIDASGTLPPPAQTLAQPLVALGKRSMSGYLEQTVLFILTTQPAFWWATRDATIAGKLGWALLVWLATLAGAWALDKAGKPGPFEWLHRRLSYGKDGLPEHYPG; encoded by the coding sequence GTGACCCAAAAAGAGAGCACAAGACATGCCGGTGAGCGCACCGCGGCCCGCAGGCGGTTCGTCGCCCCCGACCTCGCGCGCGGGCTCGCCCTCGTCGGCATCGCGATGGCCAACATGGTCACCGACTGGGACCCGGCGGAGGGTGTCGACCACGCGGCGGGCCTCGGCGGCTACAACGGCGACGGCACCGCGTGGGAGAAGCTGCTCGTCTTCTTCGAGACGCTCTTCGTGCATGTGCGCGGCCTACCCATGTTTGCCACCCTCCTCGGAGTTGGCATCGGCATGATCTTTGTCAGCCTCGAACGGCGCGGCTACCCGCTGCGCGCCCGGCGCGGGGTGCTCGCGCGCCGCTACGGGTTCCTGTTCCTGTTCGGTCTGGTGCATAAGACGCTGTTTTTTACCAACGACATCATGACGGCCTACGGCATCGCCGCACTTATCCTGTGCTTGTTCATCGGGTGGAGCGACAAGGCCCTCTACGCCCTCGCAGGTGCTGCGTTCGCCCTGAACGCGGTGCTTCGGGCACCTGGCGTATTCGCCGCGTTTTCGTCGACAGCAGAACCGATAGACGGCAGCCCCGCGCGCATCTTCGACCTCAGCGACCGCATAGCCGCGGGCCTGGCCAACTTCTGGGTGTACCCGGCAATGGGCGTGATCGAGATGCTCGCCTTCTTCCCGCTCGTCGTGGTCGGATTCGTCTGGGGCCGCCGCGGCGTCTTCGGCGACGTCGACGGCAACGCCCGGATGCTCCGCGGGTGGGCGATTCTTGCAGCCGTCGTTATCGCGGCCGTCGGCATCCCGTGGGGCTGTGCGGAAGTCGGCGCGCTCGGCCCGGGTTGGGCGGTCGGCTTCAACGCCGCGAACGAGGTCGCCGGCATGCTCACCGGCCCCGGCATCCTCGCCGCCATCGCGCTCGCGTGCCGGCCGTTGCAGTCGCGTATCGACGCCTCCGGCACCCTTCCGCCGCCGGCCCAGACCCTGGCCCAGCCGCTGGTGGCGCTAGGCAAGCGCTCCATGAGCGGCTACCTCGAGCAGACGGTCCTGTTCATCCTGACCACGCAGCCCGCGTTCTGGTGGGCGACCCGCGACGCCACCATCGCCGGCAAGCTCGGCTGGGCGCTGCTCGTCTGGCTGGCCACGCTGGCTGGCGCGTGGGCGCTGGACAAGGCGGGCAAGCCCGGCCCCTTCGAGTGGCTGCACCGCCGCCTGTCCTACGGCAAGGACGGCCTGCCGGAGCACTACCCCGGATAG
- a CDS encoding ABC transporter ATP-binding protein, with protein sequence MDLIRLTARYGKRYAGQITVVVLLQLITTLATLYLPDLNADIINTGVAQADVGYIWRVGGKMLVVALVQVAAAIGAMWFASQAAMGTGRDIRTAVYGQVSSFDSEDMAAFDTPSLITRGTNDVQQVQMTFLLFLSFMVAAPIMAIGGIVMALRQDAGLSWLVVTAVLVLTVVVAIIAALLMPMFKKMQAKLDGINGLLREQIAGIRVVRAFSREDYEERRFHDANEELSRLSLNIGRVFVTMFPVIMLIMNLATAAVLWFGGHRVDDGLVEVGSLSAFMQYLLQILMTVMMGVFMLMMLPRAIVCADRIDEVLAYEPRARRGTGGPSRSEGLVEFDDVSYTYPGAEQPVLEHISFTARPGTTTAIIGSTGAGKTTLVGLIPRLYSPTSGQLRIDGHPVTDTSREQLVRSVGMVPQKPWLFSGTVASNLRMGKPDATDEELWAALRTAQAGFVQDLDMPIAQGGTNVSGGQRQRLCIARLLVADPDVYIFDDSFSALDATTEANLNAAMHETVRTKTVIVVAQKVSSIRHADQILVMEAGRIVARGTHEELMASSETYREIEHSQAEVDA encoded by the coding sequence GTGGATCTCATCCGCCTCACCGCGCGCTATGGCAAGCGGTACGCGGGCCAGATCACGGTGGTGGTGCTGCTGCAGCTCATCACCACGCTGGCCACGCTGTACTTGCCGGACCTCAACGCGGACATCATCAACACCGGCGTCGCCCAGGCGGATGTCGGCTACATCTGGCGCGTCGGCGGGAAGATGCTCGTCGTCGCGCTCGTGCAGGTCGCCGCGGCCATCGGCGCGATGTGGTTCGCCTCGCAGGCCGCGATGGGCACGGGCCGCGACATCCGCACCGCCGTGTACGGGCAGGTCTCGTCCTTCGACAGCGAAGACATGGCTGCCTTCGACACCCCCTCCCTGATCACTCGCGGCACGAACGACGTCCAGCAGGTGCAGATGACGTTCCTGCTCTTCCTCAGCTTTATGGTGGCCGCCCCGATCATGGCCATTGGCGGCATCGTCATGGCGCTGCGCCAGGACGCGGGCTTGTCCTGGCTGGTGGTCACGGCGGTGCTCGTGCTCACGGTCGTGGTGGCCATCATCGCCGCGCTGCTCATGCCGATGTTCAAGAAAATGCAGGCGAAGCTGGACGGCATCAACGGCCTGCTGCGCGAGCAGATCGCCGGCATCCGCGTCGTGCGCGCGTTCAGCCGCGAGGACTACGAGGAGCGCCGCTTCCACGACGCGAACGAGGAACTCAGCCGCCTCAGCCTCAACATCGGCCGCGTGTTCGTGACCATGTTCCCGGTCATCATGCTCATCATGAACCTCGCCACCGCCGCCGTGCTCTGGTTCGGCGGCCACCGCGTCGACGACGGCCTCGTGGAGGTCGGCTCGCTCTCCGCGTTCATGCAGTACCTGCTGCAGATCCTCATGACGGTGATGATGGGCGTGTTCATGCTCATGATGCTGCCGCGCGCGATCGTCTGCGCGGACCGCATCGACGAGGTGCTCGCGTACGAGCCGAGGGCGCGGCGGGGTACCGGAGGTCCGTCGAGAAGCGAGGGCCTCGTCGAGTTCGACGACGTCTCCTACACCTACCCCGGCGCCGAGCAGCCGGTGCTCGAGCACATCTCGTTTACGGCGCGCCCCGGCACGACGACCGCGATCATCGGCTCCACCGGCGCCGGCAAGACCACGCTCGTCGGGCTCATCCCGCGGCTCTACTCGCCCACCTCGGGGCAGTTGCGTATCGACGGCCATCCGGTGACCGACACCTCCCGCGAGCAGCTCGTGCGCTCGGTGGGCATGGTGCCGCAGAAGCCGTGGCTGTTCTCCGGCACGGTGGCGTCGAACCTGCGCATGGGCAAACCCGACGCGACGGACGAGGAGCTCTGGGCCGCGCTGCGCACCGCGCAGGCCGGCTTCGTCCAGGACCTGGACATGCCGATCGCCCAGGGCGGCACAAACGTCTCCGGCGGGCAGCGCCAACGCCTCTGCATCGCCCGGCTGCTCGTGGCCGACCCGGACGTCTACATCTTCGACGACTCCTTCAGCGCCCTGGACGCCACGACGGAGGCGAACCTCAACGCCGCGATGCACGAGACGGTGCGCACCAAGACGGTGATCGTGGTGGCGCAGAAGGTGAGCAGCATCCGGCACGCGGACCAGATCCTGGTCATGGAGGCCGGGCGCATCGTCGCGCGCGGCACGCACGAGGAACTCATGGCCTCCTCGGAGACCTACCGCGAGATCGAACACAGCCAGGCGGAGGTGGACGCATGA
- a CDS encoding ABC transporter ATP-binding protein, translating to MSDQTKELTDEQLADYEEKMAGDNYSNNAPRKAKHFWPSAKRLLGLLAPYKLALTFVFIMNAASVFLSVYAPRVMGRAMDVIFSGVVSKQVPAGVSKEQAIEGMRAAGQDRFADMAEAMDLHPGSGVDFDHLRELILAVLALYVLSAVLMWAQGAILNKLSIRAVFDLRERVEAKINRLPLRYFDTRQRGDVMSRTTNDVDNVQQALQQSLSSLFNAALTLIGIIIMMFAISWQLALVALLAIPLTGLVMAVVGTRSQKEFVTQWKATGDLNGHVEESFSGHDVAVLFGRTDQLRTQFDERNAELAAAAQKAQFLSNSMQPIMQFISYLSYVFIAVLGGVKVASGKLTLGDATAFIQYSRQFNQPLGEIAGMMQMLQSGVASAERIFELLDAEDEHADQATAHLGGRADGLVEFRDVSFSYTAEPLIRDLNLRVERGQTAAIVGPTGAGKTTLVNLILRFYDVDSGAISLDGVDIRDLSREELRGQIGMVLQDAVLFKGTIMDNIRYGRLDATDEEVIEAAKATYVDRFVRSLPDGYDTVVDQDGGSISAGERQLITIARAFLSQPALLILDEATSSVDTRTEVLVQEAMSALRSNRTSFVIAHRLSTIRDADVILVMQDGQIVEQGSHAELVAKQGAYWQLHQSQFSED from the coding sequence ATGAGCGACCAGACCAAGGAACTGACGGACGAGCAGCTGGCCGACTACGAGGAGAAGATGGCCGGCGACAACTACTCCAACAACGCGCCGCGCAAGGCGAAGCACTTCTGGCCGTCCGCGAAGCGCCTGCTCGGCCTCCTCGCGCCGTACAAGCTGGCGCTGACGTTCGTGTTCATCATGAACGCGGCGTCGGTGTTCCTCTCCGTCTACGCGCCCCGCGTCATGGGCCGGGCGATGGACGTCATCTTCTCCGGCGTGGTGTCCAAGCAGGTGCCGGCAGGGGTGAGCAAGGAGCAGGCGATCGAGGGGATGCGCGCCGCCGGGCAGGACCGCTTCGCGGACATGGCCGAGGCGATGGACCTGCACCCGGGCAGCGGCGTCGACTTCGACCACCTGCGCGAGCTCATCCTCGCCGTGCTCGCGCTCTACGTGCTGTCCGCGGTGCTCATGTGGGCCCAGGGCGCCATCCTGAACAAGCTGTCCATCCGGGCGGTCTTCGACCTGCGCGAGCGGGTGGAGGCGAAGATCAACCGGCTGCCGCTGCGCTACTTCGACACCCGCCAGCGCGGCGACGTGATGAGCCGCACCACCAACGACGTGGACAACGTGCAGCAGGCGCTGCAGCAGTCGCTGTCGTCGCTGTTCAACGCGGCGCTCACGCTCATCGGCATCATCATCATGATGTTCGCCATCTCCTGGCAGCTCGCCCTCGTCGCCCTGCTGGCCATCCCGCTGACCGGCCTGGTCATGGCCGTGGTGGGCACGCGCAGCCAGAAGGAGTTTGTCACCCAGTGGAAGGCCACCGGCGACCTCAACGGGCACGTCGAGGAGTCCTTCTCCGGCCATGACGTCGCCGTGCTCTTCGGGCGCACCGACCAGCTGCGCACACAGTTCGACGAGCGCAACGCCGAGCTCGCCGCCGCCGCGCAGAAAGCGCAGTTCCTCTCTAACTCCATGCAGCCGATCATGCAGTTCATCTCCTACCTCTCCTACGTGTTCATCGCGGTGCTCGGCGGGGTGAAGGTGGCCTCGGGCAAGCTCACGCTCGGCGACGCCACCGCGTTCATCCAGTACTCGCGCCAGTTCAACCAGCCGCTCGGGGAGATCGCTGGCATGATGCAGATGCTGCAGTCGGGCGTCGCGTCCGCGGAGCGCATCTTCGAGCTTCTCGACGCTGAAGACGAGCACGCCGACCAGGCCACCGCCCACCTCGGCGGGCGCGCGGACGGCCTGGTGGAGTTCCGCGACGTCTCCTTCTCCTACACCGCCGAGCCGCTCATACGCGACCTCAACCTGCGCGTCGAGCGGGGCCAGACCGCCGCCATCGTCGGCCCCACCGGCGCCGGCAAGACCACGCTGGTGAACCTCATCCTGCGCTTCTACGACGTGGACTCCGGCGCGATCTCGCTCGACGGCGTGGACATCCGGGACCTCTCCCGCGAGGAGCTGCGCGGCCAGATCGGCATGGTGCTCCAGGACGCGGTGCTGTTCAAGGGCACGATCATGGACAACATCCGCTACGGCCGCCTCGACGCCACCGACGAGGAGGTCATCGAGGCGGCGAAGGCCACCTACGTGGACCGCTTCGTGCGCTCGCTGCCCGACGGCTACGACACCGTGGTGGACCAGGACGGCGGCTCGATCTCCGCCGGCGAGCGCCAGCTCATCACCATCGCCCGCGCGTTCCTCTCGCAGCCGGCGCTGCTCATCCTCGACGAGGCGACGTCCTCGGTGGACACCCGCACCGAGGTGCTCGTGCAGGAGGCGATGAGCGCGCTGCGCTCCAACCGCACCTCGTTTGTCATCGCGCACCGCCTCTCCACGATCCGGGACGCCGACGTCATCCTGGTCATGCAGGACGGGCAGATTGTGGAGCAAGGGTCGCACGCGGAGCTCGTCGCAAAGCAAGGTGCGTATTGGCAGCTCCACCAATCCCAGTTCAGCGAGGACTAA
- a CDS encoding DUF1707 SHOCT-like domain-containing protein, which yields MSTPYGNFRIGDQERMDAMDVLGRALGEGRLTMAEFDERCRAVAEAQTHADLQPVFADLPTVGAGGGVEKRAPADAVFYSQAEIMEARRAGKRTRAGIFWLGTLASLGLTALHPIFLLLIPTLYILLYVMKVGPDSWYAPSLRQLETRRRQELKARQLEIEAAKAQQQALMRAQRQDQFNQLTSDALNAAQNTVNRFRNH from the coding sequence GTGAGTACCCCCTACGGCAATTTTCGAATCGGCGACCAGGAGCGCATGGACGCCATGGACGTGCTCGGCCGCGCGCTCGGCGAAGGTCGGCTCACGATGGCGGAGTTCGACGAGCGATGCCGCGCGGTTGCCGAGGCGCAGACGCACGCCGACCTCCAGCCCGTGTTCGCGGACTTGCCGACGGTGGGGGCCGGAGGTGGCGTCGAGAAGCGAGCGCCCGCGGACGCCGTCTTCTACTCCCAAGCCGAAATCATGGAGGCCCGCCGGGCGGGCAAGCGCACGCGCGCCGGCATCTTCTGGCTGGGCACGCTCGCCTCGCTGGGGCTGACGGCGCTGCACCCGATCTTCCTCCTGCTCATTCCGACCCTGTACATCCTGCTGTACGTGATGAAGGTGGGGCCGGACTCCTGGTACGCGCCGAGCCTGCGCCAGCTGGAGACGCGCCGCCGCCAAGAGCTCAAGGCGCGCCAGCTCGAGATCGAGGCCGCGAAGGCGCAGCAGCAGGCGCTCATGCGCGCGCAGCGGCAGGATCAGTTCAACCAGCTGACCTCCGACGCCCTCAACGCCGCACAAAACACTGTCAACCGTTTCCGCAACCACTAA